GCCATCGCGCACCGAGGCGGGCAGGGCGCTCAGCGCATCCATCACCCGGTTGGCGAGCCAACCCACTCCGGCAGAGGGACGCTCGCCCATCACCTGGGAGAGACGGGGCGCGGGTGGAATGCGGGTGAGGCTCGAGGAAGGGGACGGGGAACTGGACACGGCGGCACTCCACCTGGAAGGAGGTGCCCGAGGCAAGGGGCGCTTGCGCCGTGTCGCTACACCGTCTGGGCCTCTTGGGCTAGATCCGCGCGCATGCTCAGAACCTTTCGATGCGCGGCGCTCGTCCTGTCGGCTGCCTTGACGGCGTGCGCCGCCCGTCCTGTGGTGTCCGCTGCATCCGCCTCCGCGCCCGTGCCCGCGCCAGGTTCCGCCCCGGTGGCCGCGCGTTCCCCTCCGGTGTCGCCCACCCTGCGCCTGCCCACGGGCGTGCGGCCCACCGGGTACTCGGCCGAGCTGACGCTGGACCCCACCCGGCCCACCTTCCAGGGGGTGCTCGACGTCGACCTGGACGTGAAGGAGGCCACGGAGACGGTGTGGCTGCTGGGCCATGAGCTCACGGTGAAGGAGGCGGCCCTGACGGTGGGGGGCGTGCCGGTGGCGGTCTCCCAGGTGAAGGGCACGGGGGACTTCCTCGGCTTCCAGCCCGAGGCGGCGCTCGAGCCCGGTCCCGCGCACCTGCGCCTCGTCTACGAGGGCGTGCTGTCCGAGCGCGAGGTGAGCGGGGCCTTCCGCGCGCGCGAGGCGGGTGACTGGTATGCCTTCACCCAGTTCGAGCCGCTCGGGGCGCGGCGGGTCTTCCCGTGCTTCGACGAGCCGGAATTCAAGGTGCCCTGGCAGCTCACCTTCCACGTGCCCGCGGGCCTGACGGTGGTTTCCAACACCCCCGTGGTGAGCCAGGAGCCGGGCAGCGCGGGGGGCACCACCTGGCGCTTCGCCCGCACGCAGCCGCTGCCCAGCTACCTCATCGCCTTTGGCGTGGGCCCCTTCGACTTCCTGGAGGCCCCGGCCTCGGGGGAGAAGGCCGTGCGCACCCGCATCGTCACGACGCGGGGCCGAGCCCGGGAGGGGGCCTATATCGCCCGGATGACACCCGTATTGCTCGCCGCGCTGGAGCGCTACTTCGGCGTGCCCTACCCCTACGAGAAGCTGGACTTGCTGGCCATCCCCCTGTTCCAGGGGGCCATGGAGCATCCGGGCCTGGTGACGTTCAACTCGGAGTCGCTGCTGGCCCGGGAGGAGGAGGACTCCGTGGAGCGCCAGCGCCGCGTCTACGACACGCATGCGCACGAGCTGGCGCACCAGTGGTTCGGCAACCTCGTCACCATGCGGTGGTGGGATGACCTGTGGCTCAACGAGGCCTTCGCCACCTGGGCCGCGAGCCACATCATCGAGGAGACGCAGCCCTCGTGGGACGCGCCCCTGACGCGGGTGGGCAGCCGCTCGCGCACGTTGAACGCGGACAGCCTGCTGTCGGCGCGCCGCATCCGCCAGCCCATCCAGAGCGAGGACGACATCTTCAATGCCTTCGACGGCATCACCTACGGCAAGGGTGCCGCGGTGTTGTACATGACGGAGCAGTGGCTGGGCCCGGACGTCTTCCAGCGCGGGGTGCGCCGCTACCTGCGCACGCACGAGCACGGCAGCGCCACCGCGAGCGACTTCATCGCCGCCCTGTCGGCGGAGGCGCAGCGGGACGTGTCGGGGGTGCTGGACTCCTTCCTGGAGCAGGGGGGCGCGCCGCTCATCACCGCCCGGCTGGACTGCTCGGCGCGGGTGCCCGAGGTGGAGCTGTCCCAGCGCCGCTTCCTGCCCCTGGGCTCCGCGGGCGGCACGGAGCAGCAGCGTTGGAAGGTGCCGGTGTGCGTGCGCCATGGCACGGGGGCCCGGGCGGGACGTGCCTGTACGCTCCTGGAGACCGAGACGGCCCGCCTGCCGCTGCCCGAGGCCCGGGGCTGCCCCACCTGGCTCCAGCCCAATGCGGACGGCGCGGGGTACTACCGCACGGCCCTGGACGCGCGGATGCTCAGCCGGTTGCTCTCCACCGACAGCCGTCACCTCTCTCGTGCCGAGCGGGTGGCCCTGCTCGGGGACGTACAGGCCCTGGTGGGGGCTGGCACGATGCCCGCCGCGGACGCGCTCGGCCTGCTGCCGGGCCTGGCCGGGGAGAAGGACCTGAGGGTGTTCCAGTCCTCGCTGGAGCTGTTGGAGCTGAT
This sequence is a window from Cystobacter ferrugineus. Protein-coding genes within it:
- a CDS encoding M1 family metallopeptidase is translated as MAARSPPVSPTLRLPTGVRPTGYSAELTLDPTRPTFQGVLDVDLDVKEATETVWLLGHELTVKEAALTVGGVPVAVSQVKGTGDFLGFQPEAALEPGPAHLRLVYEGVLSEREVSGAFRAREAGDWYAFTQFEPLGARRVFPCFDEPEFKVPWQLTFHVPAGLTVVSNTPVVSQEPGSAGGTTWRFARTQPLPSYLIAFGVGPFDFLEAPASGEKAVRTRIVTTRGRAREGAYIARMTPVLLAALERYFGVPYPYEKLDLLAIPLFQGAMEHPGLVTFNSESLLAREEEDSVERQRRVYDTHAHELAHQWFGNLVTMRWWDDLWLNEAFATWAASHIIEETQPSWDAPLTRVGSRSRTLNADSLLSARRIRQPIQSEDDIFNAFDGITYGKGAAVLYMTEQWLGPDVFQRGVRRYLRTHEHGSATASDFIAALSAEAQRDVSGVLDSFLEQGGAPLITARLDCSARVPEVELSQRRFLPLGSAGGTEQQRWKVPVCVRHGTGARAGRACTLLETETARLPLPEARGCPTWLQPNADGAGYYRTALDARMLSRLLSTDSRHLSRAERVALLGDVQALVGAGTMPAADALGLLPGLAGEKDLRVFQSSLELLELMKPSVLSEPRLADHARFLRDTYGARARALGFTLRANEDVDTRLLRPMLLALAGQQGGDSRLTAEARRLTERWLGGDTRAIDAGLVEPTLATAATWGDAALHAKMMTALRAESDRKRREELLGALGEFRQTDLVQQNLGLLVDPAVDLREVWRLLFGAAMDVRSRDVAYGFVTKNYDALAARLPDEMVAYLTLVASSYCDPVHRQEVAAFFTERMARAAGGPRALASVLESIDLCIAFKAAQGPSIESFLAAPRRGR